In Nocardioides luti, the DNA window GGCTGCTGCCGCTCTTCCGGGACCTCGCCGCCCAGCACGACCTCGTGATCGAGCCCGGCCGCAACGTCATCGAGGTCCGCTCGCACGGCATGCACAAGGGCCTCGCGGTGAACACGATCGTCGAGGAGGTCGGGGCCGGCGGCTTCCTCTTCGCCGGTGACGACCTCGGCGACCTCGAGGCCTTCGACGCCGTCACCGCGCTCGGTCACGGCGGCATGCCCACCCTGCTCGTCGCCTCCGCCTCGGAGGAGGAGAACGCCCTCGTCGAGCACGCCGACGTCGTGGTCAAGGGCCCCGACGGCGTCCTGGACCTGCTCCGCCAGCTCACCGAGGACGCCCGCGACCTGCGCGCCTGAGCCGGCTGTTCGCCCACGACGAACACCGGAACACCGCTCCGGACCGGAGAGTTGAGTCGGTATCGCTCAAGTCTCTCCTCGAAGGTAGGGCCCCGCATGTCCACCACCCGTCTCCCCGTCCTCTTCGTCACCGACCTCGTCGTGCTGCCCGGCATGGTGGTCTCGCTCGAGCTCGACGACTCCTCCCAGGCCGCCATCGACGCGGCCCGCTCCAGCAGCGACGGCAAGCTCCTGGTCGCCCCCCGGCTCGAGGACCGCTACGCGTCGTACGGCGTCGTCGCGACCGTCGAGCGGGTCGGTCGCTTCTCGGGGGGCAGCCCCGCCGCCGTGCTGAAGGCCGAGCAGCGCGCCGAGATCGGCAGCGGCGTCACCGGACCGGGCGCGGCCCTGTGGGTCGAGGTCGAGCCGGTCGACGAGCACGTCTCCGACCACGCCCGCGAGCTCGCCGAGGAGTACAAGCGCCTCGTCGTCGCGGTCCTCCAGCGCCGCGAAGCCTGGCAGGTCATCGACCAGGTGCACCGGATGACCGACCCCGCCGCGATCGCGGACGCGGCCGGCTACGCGCCGTACCTCTCCACCGAGCGCAAGCGCGAGCTGCTCGAGACCCCCGACGTCGAGCAGCGCCTCGCCACCGTCATCGCCTGGACCCGCGAGCACCTCGCCGAGGCCGAGCTGACCGACAAGATCGGCGACGACGTCCGCGAGGGCATGGAGAAGACCCAGCGGGAGTACCTCCTGCGCCAGCAGCTCGCCGCCATCCGCAAGGAGCTCGGCGAGGGCGAGCCGGAGGGCTCCGACGACTACCGCGCCCGGGTGGAGGCCCTGGTGGAGCGGGGCGTGCCCGACGACGTGCGTGCCGCCCTGCTCCGCGAGGTCGACAAGCTCGAGCGCTCCAGCGACCAGAGCCCCGAGACCGCATGGATCCGCACCTGGCTCGACACCGTCCTCGAGCTGCCCTGGGGCGTGCGCACCGAGGACCTGACCGACGTGGTCGCCGCCCGCGGCGTGCTCGACGCCGACCACCACGGCCTCGACGAGGTCAAGGAGCGGATCGTGGAGTACCTCGCCGTCCGTGCCCGTCGCGCCGAGCGCGGCCTGCAGGTCGTCGGTGGCCGCGGCTCCGGCGCGGTCATCCTGCTGGCCGGCCCTCCCGGTGTCGGCAAGACCTCGCTGGGCGAGTCCGTCGCCCGGTCCATGGGTCGCGAGTTCGTCCGGGTCGCCCTCGGCGGCGTCCGCGACGAGGCCGAGATCCGCGGCCACCGGCGGACGTACGTCGGCGCGCTGCCCGGCCGCATCGTCCGGGCGATCCGCGAGTCCGGCTCGATGAACCCGGTCGTGCTGCTCGACGAGATCGACAAGGTCGGTGCCGACTACCGCGGCGACCCGGCCGCGGCGCTCCTCGAGGTGCTCGACCCGGCGCAGAACCACACCTTCCGCGACCACTACCTCGAGCTCGACCTGGACCTCTCGGACGTGCTGTTCATCGCGACCGCCAACGTCGTCGACCAGATCCCGTCGGCCCTGCTGGACCGGATGGAGCTGGTGACCCTCGACGGCTACACCGAGGACGACAAGGTCGCGATCGCCCGCGACTTCCTGCTGCCGCGGCAGCTCGAGCGGGCGGCCCTGACCGCGGACGAGGTCACCCTGACCGACGCGGCGCTGCACGAGCTCGCCGCCGACTACACCCGTGAGGCCGGCGTCCGCCAGCTCGAGCGGCTGCTCGCCAAGGCGCTGCGCAAGGCCGCGACGAGGATCGCGACGGGGGAGCCCACCCCGCTCGCGATCGACCGGCCGGACCTCAAGGCCCTGCTCGGCCGGCCGCGCTTCACCCCCGACGTGCACGAGCGCACCTCGGTGCCCGGCGTGGCCACCGGCCTGGCGGTCACGGGGCTGGGCGGCGACGTGCTCTTCATCGAGGCGTCCGCCAGCGACGGCACCGGGCCCGAGGCCGGGGGAGGGCTGACCCTCACCGGCCAGCTCGGCGACGTGATGAAGGAGTCGGCGCACATCGCGCTGTCGTTCGTCCGCTCGCACGCGGCCGAGCTCGGCGTCGACCCGGCGTTCCTCGACCGCAGGATCCACGTGCACGTGCCGGCCGGTGCCGTCCCGAAGGACGGACCCTCCGCGGGCGTCACGATGGTCACCGCCCTGGTCTCGCTCGCGACCGGTCGCCCGGTGCGCTCCGAGGTCGGCATGACCGGCGAGGTCACCCTCAACGGCCGGGTGCTCCCGATCGGCGGCGTGAAGCAGAAGCTGCTCGCCGCCCAGCGGGCCGGGCTGAGCGAGGTCTTCGTGCCGCTGCGCAACGAGCCCGACCTCGACGACGTCCCCGCCGAGGTGCTCGAGGCGCTCACCGTGCACGTGGTCGGCGACGTCCTCGACGTCGTCCGCGGCGCCCTCGAGCCCGCCGCAGCAGGCGCCGAGGTGACCGCGGCCTGATCCTCCGGTCGACCCTGCGGGAGGCGACCAGCATGCGGACTCGATGTGCACATGCTGAGACGCCTCCCGTATGGTCGGGCACAGCTCATCAAGAGGGACTGAGGGAACGGCCCAGTGAAGTCCCGGCAACCGCCGCGAGCCCCCCGCCTCCCGACCATCGGAGACGGACGCGGAAACGGTGCTAATTCCGGCCCGCGGCGAGGTACGCCCCGGGGAAGATGAGAAGGAGGACGCATGAGCACCGTCGTTGCCGAGCAGGCCAGCCCCACCCCCGAGTCGTCCGACTCCGGCCGGAAGCCCACGCTGCGCGAGGGCGCGTTCGGGAACGCCCGGGCGCTCACCTGCCGCGAGTGCGGCCACGAGATCCCGCTGGGCCCGCACTACGCCTGCAGCGAGTGCTTCGGCCCGCTGGAGATCGCCTACGACTTCCCCGCGGTCACCCGCGAGCAGATCGAGGCCGGCCCCCGGAACATCTGGCGCTACAAGGCGCTGCTGCCCGTGCCCGACGACATCGAGCAGAGTCCGAACATGGAGCCCGGCTTCACCCGGCTGCTCAAGGCGCACAACCTCGGCCGGACCCTCGGCATCGACAACCTGTGGGTCAAGGACGACAGCACCAACCCCACCAACTCCTTCAAGGACCGGGTCGTCGCGTGCGCGCTGAGCGCCGCCACCGAGTTCCACTCCAAGGTGTTCGCGTGTCCGAGCACCGGCAACCTCGCCAACGCGGTCGCCGCGGCCGGCGCCCGCGCCGGGATCAAGACCGTCGTCTTCATCCCGAGCAACCTCGAGAAGCCCAAGCAGGTCAACTCGGCCGTCTACACCGACTCGCTGGTCGCCGTGAACGGCAACTACGACGACGTGAACCGCCTCGCCTCCGAGATCGCCGGCGAGGAGGACGGCTGGGCGTTCGTGAACGTCAACGTCCGGCCGTACTACGCCGAGGGCTCCAAGACCCTGGGCTACGAGATCGCCGAGCAGCTCGGCTGGCGGCTGCCCGACCAGATCGTCATCCCCGTCGCCTCCGGCTCCCAGCTGACCAAGGTGCACAAGGCCTTCCAGGAGCTGATCAAGCTCGGCCTCGTCGAGGAGAAGCCCTACAAGGTGTACGGCGCGCAGGCCGAGGGCTGCTCCCCGGTCTCGGTCGCCTACAAGGCCGGCGTCGACGCGATCCGCCCGGTCAAGCCGGACACCATCGCCAAGAGCCTGGCCATCGGCAACCCGGCCGACGGGATCTACGTCCTCGACATCTGCCGCGAGACCGGCGGGGCCGTCGAGGACATCACCGACGACCAGGTCCGTGAGGCGATCGTGCTGCTGGCCCGCACCGAGGGGATCTTCACCGAGACCGCCGGCGGCACCACCGTCGGCGTCCTGAAGAAGCTCGTCGAGACCGGCCAGCTGGACCCGACGCTCGAGACCGTCGTCATCAACACCGGCCACGGCCTCAAGACGCTCGACGCCGTGTCCGACCAGGTCGGACCGGCCGCGACCATCGACCCGTCGTACGCGTCCTTCGCCGCGACCGGCATCGCCTGACCGGTCTCGCCGGACCCGGGTCTCGATACGGTCGCTGCGCGACCTACTCGACCAACGAACGGCGCGACCTACTCGACCAACGAACGGCGCGACCTACTCGACCAACGAACGGCTCGTCCCTCACGACGGGCACTCGACCAACGAAAGAAGGGCACCGATGAGCGTTTCCGTCCGGATCCCCACCATCCTCCGCACCTACACGGGCGGCGACTCCGAGGTGAGCGCCACCGGCGGGACCCTCGCGGAGGTGCTCGACGACCTCGACGCGAGCTACGCCGGGATCAAGGGCCGGATCATCGACGAGGCGGGCCAGCTGCGCCGGTTCGTGAACGTGTACGTCGGCAGCGAGGACGTCCGGTTCCTCGACAACCTCGAGACGGCCACTCCCGACGGCACCCAGATCTCGGTGATCCCGGCCGTCGCCGGCGGTTGCTGAGCCTCACCCCCCGGGTCGAGCCCCGCGCCGCCCCCGAGCACTAGGGTCTCCTTCCATGTCTATCTGGGGCTCCGTCCTGCGCACCAAGGACGTCGACACCGTCATCCATCAGAACGACCCGACCGCCGACGGCGAGGAGTCGTCCGGCCTGAGCAAGCGGCTCAGTGCCCGTGACCTCACCGGGTTCGGCATCGGGATCGTGATCGGCACCGGCATCTTCACGCTGACCGGCATCGAGGCCAAGAACCACGCCGGCCCCGCGATCGTGATCTCGTTCGCCATCGCCGGCGTCGTGAGCATGCTGGCCGCCCTCTGCTACGCCGAGCTGGCCGCCGCGGTCCCGACCGCCGGCAGTTCCTACACCTACGCCTACACGACGATCGGCGAGCTCTTCGCCTGGATCATCGCGTGGGACCTGATCCTCGAGTTCGCGCTCGGTGCCGCGGTCGTCTCGCGCGGCTGGTCGGCGTACCTCCAGGACTCCCTGGGCCTGCCGACCGGGCTCTTCGGCGAGTCCGCGCCCGTCAACGTCGGCGCGGTGCTCATCGCCGCGGTCCTCGGGGTCGTGGCCGCCATCGGCATCCGTGAGTCGAAGTGGGTCACGAACGCGCTCGTGCTGCTCAAGGTCTCGGTCTGCATCTTCGTGATCGTGGCCGGCCTCTTCTTCATGAAGGCCGCCAACCTGATGCCGTTCGTCCCGCCGTCGAAGCCGTCGACCGACGACAAGACCGGCCTCGCGCTGCCGCTGTGGCAGTGGATCTCCGGCGTCGAGCCCACGTCGTTCGGCATCGCCGGCGTGCTGGTCGCCGCGGCCGTCGTGTTCTTCGCGTACAGCGGCTTCGAGGCCGTCGCGAACCTGGGCGAGGAGACCGAGAACCCCGGCCGCGACATGCCCCGCGGCCTGATCGGCACGCTGGTCATCTGCACGGCGCTCTACCTGCTCGTCTGCCTGGTGCTGACCGGCATGGTCAACTTCGCCGACCTCTCCGAAGGTGCCCCGATCTCGGACGCCTTCCACCAGGTGGGCCTCGGCTGGGCCGGCATCCTGATCGGCCTCGCCGCCGTCGCCGGGCTCAGCTCGGTGATCCTCGTCGACATCGTCGCGATGGGCCGGATCGGCTACGCCCTGTGCCGCGACGGGCTGCTGCCCGCCTCGGTCGGCAAGATCCACCCGAAGTTCCGCACCCCGACCCGGATCACGATCGTCACCACGGTCGCGGTCTGCCTGCTCGGTGCGTTCGTGCCGCTGAGCACGCTCGCCGAGATGGTCTCGATCGGCACGCTCTTCGCCTTCGTCGTCGTCTCGATCGCGGTCGCCGTGCTGCGGCGCACCGAGCCGAAGATGAAGCGACCCTTCCGCACCCCGTCGGTGCCGCTGCTGCCGATCGTCTCGGCCGCGTCCTGCATCGCGCTGATGGCCAGCCTGGCCGTCGACACGTGGATCCGGTTCCTGGTGTGGCTGGTCATCGGCCTGGTCGTCTACTTCGGCTACGGCCGCACGCACTCGGTGCTCAACCGCCCCGACGTCGACGACGCGGTGGCCGCGGCCGACCGCTGAGCGACCTCAGCCCGGCTCGACCGCCACGAGCACGGCGTGCCCGCGACCGTCCACCCGGACGGTCGCGGTGCCGCCGTGGGCGGACAGCCGCTCGCCGAGCCGGGCGGCCTCGTCCTGGTCGGCGAACCAGCTGCCGATGCCGCAGTCGACGTCCCACCCGTCGCTCTCGCACGTGAGGTACGGCGGGTGGCCCGGCCGGCTGCGCTCGTAGCCGTCCGCCACCCAGACCGCGCCCTCCTGCCGCAGCGGCAGGTAGACCGTGCCGGGCGCCGGCGGCTGCCAGCCCTCCCGCCTCGGGTGCCGCGCGGGCTGCACGCCGGGGTAGGCCAGGTCGACGTAGGCCCCCCGGAACGGGTCGACCGGGTCGACGGCGGCCACGGCGACGCGGTACTCCTCCCCGGTCGTGTACGCCGACAGCCGCGGTGCGACCGCGACCCCGACGAGGGCGAGCTGGACCGCGGCGACGACGGCGACGGTGGTGGGGACGGTGCTCATCGGGTGGCTCCTTCGAGAGTGGTGGCGAGCTCGCGGCGAGCCCGGTCGAACACGAGCCCGGTGGCCACGAAGACGGTCCCGAGCAGGACGAACAGCCAGGCGCCCTCGACGATCCGGGCGAAGACCGAGAAGCTCTGGAAGGTCGTGAAGACGACCAGGGCGACGGTGGCCAGCGCGGTCAGCAGGCCGCTGTCGCGCAGCGTCCCGAGCATCGCGACGGCGACCGCCGCGACGACGTAGACCCCGACACTGACGAGGGCGTGCGCGACGTCGCCGGCCTGCAGCGGGCCGGAGGCGTCGGCCCCGGCGTCCCAGGCCACCAGCCCGACGGCGGCGGCGAAGGCGACGGTGGCCGCGACGGGCTCGAGGCGGACGTCGGCCGGGGCGAGCGCCACCGCCGACGCGACCAGCAGCGCGGCCACGGCCAGGCCGGCGACCAGCGGGCCGGACCAGTGCGCCTCGCGGGCGTCGACGAACGGCAGCGCGGCGGTGAACAGCCCGGCCAGGCCGAGCAGGGCGCCGGTGGTGCGCCAGCACGCGGCGAAGGCGGCCCGGCCGCGCTCGTGCAGCGCGCCGACCGAGACCGCGACCAGCGCCGCGGTCATCAGGCACAGCACGACCGCCAGGCCGCTGGCCTGCGCGGCGACCACCGCCCACACGAACCACCCGGTCGTGGCGGCGAGCCCGACGAGCAGCGGCATGACCGCGCGGACGGCGTACGCCTGGACGAGCGCGCCGAGGCCCCAGACACCGACGAGCAGCGGCTCGTACGCCGGCACCTGGAGGCTCTGCGCGGCCTGGAAGACCACGGCGCCGAACGTGAGCGCGGCGAGGAGCCGGGCGGCGCCGACGACGGGCGACGGCAGGGAGGGGTGGTGGGTGCGACGGGTCGCGAGCACCTCGCCGCCGACGAGGGCCGCGAGCCAGAGGACGGTCACCACGCCGAAGCGGGTGAGCGGGGCGAGGCCGTCGAGGTTGGCGGCGACCAGCCAGATCAGGCCGGTGCCGACGAAGGCGGCGCCGAGGCCGAGGAGGAGGCGGCCGAGCGAGAGCCGGCGGCTGGGGCGGTAGCGGTGCCGGAGGCGCTCGGCCTGCTCGGCGTCCACGAGGCCGTCGGCCTGCCAGTGGACGAGCTCCCGGGTGAGCCACGCGAGCTGCGTGGGGGACGCGAGGTGCGTCGTGGGTGCGGCGGGGGTGGGACGGAGGGGCGCGTCGATGCTCATGGCCCCAGCGTCGGGCGCCGGGCGGCACGGGGGATGGGTACGCGCACTCAACCCGGCCGCGGTGGGTGCTCGACCGCCCGCGCCTCCTGTAACGCGGTGTCCACGTCGCGAAACAACCGTTGCAGCACCGCACCAGCTACGTGGACACCGCGTTACAAGCGGGCGCGGCGCTCGATCAGGTGCGCCTTCTCGGCGAGGTTGCCGCAGCGGCCGACGGCCTCGTCGTACGCCGTGCGCGCGGCGTCCAGCTCACCGCAGCGGGCCAGCAGCTCGGCGCGGACCGCGGGCAGCCGGTGGCCGGGGAGGACCAGCCCGTCCAGCAGTGCCAGCCCGGCCGCGGGGCCGTCGGCCTCGGCGACCGCGACGGCCCGGTTCAGCCGGACGACGGGGGAGCCGGTGAGGTCCTCGAGCTCGCGGTAGCGCTCCGCGATCCGGGCCCAGTCGGTGGCGGCAGAGGTCGGCGCGATCGCGTGCTCGGCGGCGATCAGCGCCTGGAGGAGGTAGGGCGTCGCCGGGGCGGAGGCCAGCGGGACGAGCAGCGCCAGCGCCTCGGCGGCCTCGTCGTGGTGCCACCGGGAGCGGTCCTGGTCGGGCAGGAGCACGAGGCGCCCGTCGGCGACGCGGGCGTCGCGGCGGGCGTGCTGCACCAGCATCAGGGCGAGCAGCGCATCGAGGTCGGTGAAGCGGTCCGGCAGGAGCGAGCGGAGCACCCGCACGAGCCGGATCGCCTCGCCCGCGACGTCCGCCCGCAGGACGTCCGTCCCCGAGCCGGGCGCGTAGCCGGCCGTGAACGCCAGGTAGGCGACGTCGGCCACCAGCCACACCCGCTCCTCCAGCTCGGGGCCGGACGGGACGGCGAAGCGCTCGCCGGCCAGGCTCTTGCGGGCCCGGGTCAGGCGAGCGGCCATCGTCGGCGTCCCGACCAGGAAGAGCCGCGCGATGTCGGCGGTGGGCACGCCGAGGACCAGCCGCAGGGTCAGGGCCGCAGCGGCCTCCGGCGACAGCGACGGGTGCGCGCAGAGCAGCACCAGCCGCAGCCGCTCGTCGACCACCACCTCGCCGGCATCCGCCATCGTGCGCTGCGCCTCCTCGCTGAGCCCGGCCTCGACCGCGAGCTCCGGCATCCGCCGCGCCGCCACGGCCTCGGCGCGCAGCCGGTCGACCACCCGGCGCCGCGCGACGGTGAGCAGCCACGCCGGTGGGTTGCCGGGAACGCCGTCGTCCGGCCAGGTCCGGGCCGCGGCCTCGAAGGCGTCGGCCAGGCCGTCCTCGGCGAGCTCGAGGCGGCGGTACTGCGCGACGAGCAGCGCCATCAGCCGGCCCCACTCGTCGCGCAGCAGCTCCTCGAGCCGGACGGCGTACGGGTCGTCGGTCATCGGCCGGGGTCGTAGTCCTCCATGTCGACGGCCGCCCGGACCTCGATCGTGTACCCCGCGGGCAGCACCCGGCAGAGCTCGACCGCGGCGTCCAGATCGGGGACGTCGATCAGGTAGAAGCCGCCGAGCTGCTCGACGGTCTGGGCGTACGGCCCGTCGGTGACCACGCGCTCGCCGCCGACGGTGCGCAGCGTCCGGGCGGTCTCGACGCCCGCCAGCGCCTCGCCGGCGAGCAGCTCCCCGCGCTCGCGGACCGCGCGGTCGAAGGCGTAGTGGTGCTCGAAGACCGCCGCCCGCTCCTCGTCGCTCGCCCGCTCCCAGGCGGCCGGGTCGTCCTCGGTCAGCAGCACCAGGATCCTCATGCCGCACCGCCCGAGTGGTCGACGGTGCCGCGGACCTCGACGGCGCCCTCGACGCCGGCGAGCACGCCGGCGACCTGGAGGAGGTCGTCGAGGTCGTCGGTGTCGACGACGTAGAAGCCGGTGAGCTGCTCGACGGTCTCGGCGTACGGCCCCTCGGTCACGACGACGCCGTCACCCCCGCTCCGCACCACCCGGGCGCCGCGGGAGTGGGTCAGCTCGCTGCCGCCGGTCACGGTGTGCCCGCGCTCGGCGAGCAGCCGGGCGAACTCCCCGTGGCGGGCGTAGGTCTCGGAGCGCTGCTCCTCGGTGGCCGACTCCCAGGCGCTCTCGTTGCCGGGCAGCAGCACGACGTACTCGGTCATGGTGGTTCCTCTCGCTCGTGCGGATGAGTCTGTCACCGGGATGACGGTCGGGGAGGGACGAAATCGACACCTCCCGCACACGGGATTCGCCCGGGCCGTTCAGGTCGGGGTGGTTGAACGGGTGCATGCGCCCACCGTCGCCCCGCCTGCTCGCCGCCGCCGCCCTCGTCGCCACGGGGGCCGGGCTCGCCGGTGGGGGCGTGCTGTACGCCGCCCGCGAGTTCCTGCACCGCCAGGGGGAGGCCGCCCGCCGGGTCGTCGGGCACGGGCTGGGAGAGGTCGCGCCGGACGCCGACGGCCGCTACAAGAAGAAGTACGGCGACCCTGTCGAGCTGCTGCTGCTCGGCGACTCGATCGCCGCCGGTCTCGGTGCCGACCTGCCGCAGGAGACCCTCGGTGGCCGGCTCGCCGGTCGGCTCGCGAAGGCCACCCGGCGCACCGTCCACCTCACGACCGCCGCCCGCGTCGGGTCCGAGTCGTCGATGCTCGGCGCGCAGCTGGACGGCCTCGCCCCGTCGTACCGCCCGCACGTCGCGGTGATCGTCGTCGGCGGCAACGACGTCACCCACCGGGTGCCGCTCACCGAGTCGGTGCGCCACCTCGAGGACGCCGTGACCCGGCTGCGCGAGCGCGGGGCCGCGGTGGTCGTCGGCACCTGCCCCGACCTCGGGGCGCTGCGGCCGGTGCCGCAGCCGCTGCGGTCGCTGGGCTCGCGCGCGTCGCGCCAGCTCGCCCGGGCGCAGGAGGCCGCCGCCGTCCGCTCGGGCGCGCACGCGGTCTCGCTGGCCCACGTCGTCGGCCCGTTCTTCATCACGAACCCTGACGAGATGTTCAGCCTCGACCGCTTC includes these proteins:
- the lon gene encoding endopeptidase La, coding for MSTTRLPVLFVTDLVVLPGMVVSLELDDSSQAAIDAARSSSDGKLLVAPRLEDRYASYGVVATVERVGRFSGGSPAAVLKAEQRAEIGSGVTGPGAALWVEVEPVDEHVSDHARELAEEYKRLVVAVLQRREAWQVIDQVHRMTDPAAIADAAGYAPYLSTERKRELLETPDVEQRLATVIAWTREHLAEAELTDKIGDDVREGMEKTQREYLLRQQLAAIRKELGEGEPEGSDDYRARVEALVERGVPDDVRAALLREVDKLERSSDQSPETAWIRTWLDTVLELPWGVRTEDLTDVVAARGVLDADHHGLDEVKERIVEYLAVRARRAERGLQVVGGRGSGAVILLAGPPGVGKTSLGESVARSMGREFVRVALGGVRDEAEIRGHRRTYVGALPGRIVRAIRESGSMNPVVLLDEIDKVGADYRGDPAAALLEVLDPAQNHTFRDHYLELDLDLSDVLFIATANVVDQIPSALLDRMELVTLDGYTEDDKVAIARDFLLPRQLERAALTADEVTLTDAALHELAADYTREAGVRQLERLLAKALRKAATRIATGEPTPLAIDRPDLKALLGRPRFTPDVHERTSVPGVATGLAVTGLGGDVLFIEASASDGTGPEAGGGLTLTGQLGDVMKESAHIALSFVRSHAAELGVDPAFLDRRIHVHVPAGAVPKDGPSAGVTMVTALVSLATGRPVRSEVGMTGEVTLNGRVLPIGGVKQKLLAAQRAGLSEVFVPLRNEPDLDDVPAEVLEALTVHVVGDVLDVVRGALEPAAAGAEVTAA
- the thrC gene encoding threonine synthase, with product MSTVVAEQASPTPESSDSGRKPTLREGAFGNARALTCRECGHEIPLGPHYACSECFGPLEIAYDFPAVTREQIEAGPRNIWRYKALLPVPDDIEQSPNMEPGFTRLLKAHNLGRTLGIDNLWVKDDSTNPTNSFKDRVVACALSAATEFHSKVFACPSTGNLANAVAAAGARAGIKTVVFIPSNLEKPKQVNSAVYTDSLVAVNGNYDDVNRLASEIAGEEDGWAFVNVNVRPYYAEGSKTLGYEIAEQLGWRLPDQIVIPVASGSQLTKVHKAFQELIKLGLVEEKPYKVYGAQAEGCSPVSVAYKAGVDAIRPVKPDTIAKSLAIGNPADGIYVLDICRETGGAVEDITDDQVREAIVLLARTEGIFTETAGGTTVGVLKKLVETGQLDPTLETVVINTGHGLKTLDAVSDQVGPAATIDPSYASFAATGIA
- a CDS encoding MoaD/ThiS family protein, with the translated sequence MSVSVRIPTILRTYTGGDSEVSATGGTLAEVLDDLDASYAGIKGRIIDEAGQLRRFVNVYVGSEDVRFLDNLETATPDGTQISVIPAVAGGC
- a CDS encoding APC family permease; this translates as MSIWGSVLRTKDVDTVIHQNDPTADGEESSGLSKRLSARDLTGFGIGIVIGTGIFTLTGIEAKNHAGPAIVISFAIAGVVSMLAALCYAELAAAVPTAGSSYTYAYTTIGELFAWIIAWDLILEFALGAAVVSRGWSAYLQDSLGLPTGLFGESAPVNVGAVLIAAVLGVVAAIGIRESKWVTNALVLLKVSVCIFVIVAGLFFMKAANLMPFVPPSKPSTDDKTGLALPLWQWISGVEPTSFGIAGVLVAAAVVFFAYSGFEAVANLGEETENPGRDMPRGLIGTLVICTALYLLVCLVLTGMVNFADLSEGAPISDAFHQVGLGWAGILIGLAAVAGLSSVILVDIVAMGRIGYALCRDGLLPASVGKIHPKFRTPTRITIVTTVAVCLLGAFVPLSTLAEMVSIGTLFAFVVVSIAVAVLRRTEPKMKRPFRTPSVPLLPIVSAASCIALMASLAVDTWIRFLVWLVIGLVVYFGYGRTHSVLNRPDVDDAVAAADR
- a CDS encoding GDYXXLXY domain-containing protein, encoding MSTVPTTVAVVAAVQLALVGVAVAPRLSAYTTGEEYRVAVAAVDPVDPFRGAYVDLAYPGVQPARHPRREGWQPPAPGTVYLPLRQEGAVWVADGYERSRPGHPPYLTCESDGWDVDCGIGSWFADQDEAARLGERLSAHGGTATVRVDGRGHAVLVAVEPG
- a CDS encoding DUF2157 domain-containing protein → MSIDAPLRPTPAAPTTHLASPTQLAWLTRELVHWQADGLVDAEQAERLRHRYRPSRRLSLGRLLLGLGAAFVGTGLIWLVAANLDGLAPLTRFGVVTVLWLAALVGGEVLATRRTHHPSLPSPVVGAARLLAALTFGAVVFQAAQSLQVPAYEPLLVGVWGLGALVQAYAVRAVMPLLVGLAATTGWFVWAVVAAQASGLAVVLCLMTAALVAVSVGALHERGRAAFAACWRTTGALLGLAGLFTAALPFVDAREAHWSGPLVAGLAVAALLVASAVALAPADVRLEPVAATVAFAAAVGLVAWDAGADASGPLQAGDVAHALVSVGVYVVAAVAVAMLGTLRDSGLLTALATVALVVFTTFQSFSVFARIVEGAWLFVLLGTVFVATGLVFDRARRELATTLEGATR
- a CDS encoding RNA polymerase sigma factor produces the protein MTDDPYAVRLEELLRDEWGRLMALLVAQYRRLELAEDGLADAFEAAARTWPDDGVPGNPPAWLLTVARRRVVDRLRAEAVAARRMPELAVEAGLSEEAQRTMADAGEVVVDERLRLVLLCAHPSLSPEAAAALTLRLVLGVPTADIARLFLVGTPTMAARLTRARKSLAGERFAVPSGPELEERVWLVADVAYLAFTAGYAPGSGTDVLRADVAGEAIRLVRVLRSLLPDRFTDLDALLALMLVQHARRDARVADGRLVLLPDQDRSRWHHDEAAEALALLVPLASAPATPYLLQALIAAEHAIAPTSAATDWARIAERYRELEDLTGSPVVRLNRAVAVAEADGPAAGLALLDGLVLPGHRLPAVRAELLARCGELDAARTAYDEAVGRCGNLAEKAHLIERRARL
- a CDS encoding YciI family protein; translation: MRILVLLTEDDPAAWERASDEERAAVFEHHYAFDRAVRERGELLAGEALAGVETARTLRTVGGERVVTDGPYAQTVEQLGGFYLIDVPDLDAAVELCRVLPAGYTIEVRAAVDMEDYDPGR
- a CDS encoding YciI family protein; translation: MTEYVVLLPGNESAWESATEEQRSETYARHGEFARLLAERGHTVTGGSELTHSRGARVVRSGGDGVVVTEGPYAETVEQLTGFYVVDTDDLDDLLQVAGVLAGVEGAVEVRGTVDHSGGAA
- a CDS encoding SGNH/GDSL hydrolase family protein, with translation MRPPSPRLLAAAALVATGAGLAGGGVLYAAREFLHRQGEAARRVVGHGLGEVAPDADGRYKKKYGDPVELLLLGDSIAAGLGADLPQETLGGRLAGRLAKATRRTVHLTTAARVGSESSMLGAQLDGLAPSYRPHVAVIVVGGNDVTHRVPLTESVRHLEDAVTRLRERGAAVVVGTCPDLGALRPVPQPLRSLGSRASRQLARAQEAAAVRSGAHAVSLAHVVGPFFITNPDEMFSLDRFHPSSMGYRRTAKAILPSVLAALGVEDRVPFGHHLPVPAASAVPAAPGGLGA